Proteins found in one Desulfovibrio sp. genomic segment:
- a CDS encoding response regulator, with the protein MKALIIDDDPISRLFFEEVLAPHASTLSTATGAEGVDAFNQALCSGSGFDAVLVDIRMPGMDGHQTLEKIRTLEREASLKPNAESVVIMVSSQNNAQNVNRAFFQGGAMSFLPKPVDPEELLGELRKFALIG; encoded by the coding sequence ATGAAAGCGCTCATAATAGACGACGACCCCATCAGCCGCCTTTTTTTCGAAGAGGTATTGGCCCCCCATGCCAGCACCCTGTCTACCGCCACCGGTGCCGAGGGAGTTGACGCATTCAACCAAGCCCTCTGTTCAGGCAGCGGCTTTGATGCCGTCCTTGTGGACATACGCATGCCCGGAATGGACGGCCACCAGACCCTGGAAAAAATCAGGACCCTGGAACGTGAAGCCAGCCTCAAGCCGAACGCGGAGAGTGTGGTTATCATGGTGTCCTCCCAAAACAACGCCCAGAACGTCAACCGGGCTTTTTTCCAAGGAGGCGCCATGAGCTTCCTGCCCAAACCCGTTGACCCTGAAGAGCTTCTGGGAGAGTTGCGCAAGTTCGCCTTAATAGGGTAA
- a CDS encoding SpoIIE family protein phosphatase produces MSVRVKLFLLLLVLSVLPVLVLRISAQFTFQELSQDLVQRSWHRTIVKTKDFMRLMVEDHAELWRREGLLLEQTMRLQASEVERTLAGQGREELSHAYASSARDVSDKLFGQITVFEDGQVVASSEDVRLPRRFDARQTVWYRLAVKEGGMIWTAPVIDPTTRRVGLTLSIPIRDASGRILGVTALMAPVEIGGLSNEHTQSLSANLKTYLVQFDSNDTSEQGLHIIGEPGCEKGEKDDAKHGVSHAMGAGRGMLGLAAPGWLTPDDPAERELILSDLNNGLSEVRQVRVNNTDWLWAYAPTKLKGTALILAAPKTDITADATMASEYIEGRFQRQRHLTFIILVAGLLVVTLTAWLVSRSFTKPITDLSKATAKLGEGDFEVRVVPEGGRELKELGRVFNEMGPKLKDHTRLTSAMALAQEVHHRLLPAHWPDLPGLDLSAVSISCEEVGGDFFDVIPGAHGHSERTAVLVGDVSGHGLDAALLMATARAFLRMRAHQPGSPAEVVTSVNRYLTMDTVGSGRFMTLFYLEIDPVADCMRWVRAGHDPAILYNQALDGFEDIGGPGIPLGVIEDRVFLDASRPFLLPGDVLLIGSDGLWEARSPQGDMFGKDRVRAILRQNASAHSKDILDALMAAFKEFKNGSPLEDDVTLMVIKSASLEVS; encoded by the coding sequence GTGAGCGTCAGGGTCAAACTCTTCCTCCTGCTGCTGGTTCTCTCCGTTCTTCCTGTGCTGGTCCTGCGCATAAGCGCCCAGTTCACCTTCCAGGAGCTTTCCCAAGACCTGGTGCAACGCTCCTGGCACCGGACCATCGTTAAGACCAAGGACTTCATGCGCCTCATGGTGGAGGACCACGCCGAACTGTGGCGGCGGGAAGGCTTGCTCCTGGAACAGACTATGCGCCTCCAGGCCTCGGAGGTGGAGAGGACTCTGGCCGGGCAGGGCCGTGAGGAACTGAGCCATGCCTACGCCTCATCTGCCAGGGATGTGTCGGACAAGCTTTTTGGGCAAATCACTGTGTTCGAGGACGGGCAGGTCGTGGCTTCATCCGAGGATGTCCGGCTGCCCCGCCGCTTCGACGCCCGCCAGACCGTCTGGTACCGCTTGGCGGTTAAAGAAGGTGGAATGATCTGGACCGCCCCCGTGATCGATCCCACCACCCGGCGCGTCGGACTCACTCTGTCCATTCCCATCCGGGACGCCTCAGGCCGTATCCTCGGAGTCACAGCCCTGATGGCCCCTGTCGAGATCGGTGGTTTGAGCAACGAGCACACCCAGAGCCTGTCCGCGAATCTGAAAACATACCTGGTGCAGTTCGATTCCAATGACACTTCGGAGCAGGGATTGCACATCATCGGAGAACCGGGGTGCGAGAAGGGGGAGAAAGATGACGCCAAACATGGCGTTTCCCACGCAATGGGTGCCGGACGCGGCATGCTGGGGCTGGCAGCTCCGGGCTGGCTGACCCCGGACGACCCGGCCGAGCGGGAGCTCATCCTTTCGGATCTGAACAACGGCTTAAGCGAAGTCCGGCAGGTCAGGGTGAACAACACGGATTGGCTTTGGGCCTACGCACCTACCAAGCTGAAGGGCACGGCGCTTATTCTTGCGGCTCCAAAAACCGACATAACAGCGGACGCCACCATGGCCTCCGAGTACATCGAAGGCCGGTTCCAGCGTCAGCGCCACCTCACGTTCATCATCCTGGTGGCCGGCCTTCTTGTGGTGACCCTCACGGCCTGGCTGGTGTCGCGCAGCTTTACCAAGCCGATCACCGATCTCTCCAAGGCTACGGCCAAACTCGGCGAAGGGGACTTCGAAGTCCGCGTGGTCCCCGAAGGAGGCCGGGAGCTGAAAGAGCTCGGCCGCGTCTTCAACGAGATGGGTCCGAAGCTCAAGGACCACACCAGGCTGACCTCGGCCATGGCCCTGGCCCAGGAGGTCCATCACAGGCTGCTGCCGGCCCACTGGCCCGACCTGCCTGGGCTGGACCTCTCCGCCGTGAGCATCTCCTGCGAGGAGGTCGGTGGCGATTTCTTCGACGTGATCCCGGGAGCCCACGGGCATTCAGAGCGCACAGCTGTTCTCGTAGGCGACGTGTCCGGACACGGCCTGGATGCGGCTCTGCTCATGGCCACGGCCCGGGCTTTCCTTCGCATGCGGGCGCACCAGCCGGGGTCCCCGGCAGAGGTGGTCACGTCGGTGAACCGCTATCTCACAATGGACACCGTGGGCTCGGGCCGGTTCATGACTCTCTTCTACCTGGAGATCGACCCTGTGGCTGACTGCATGCGCTGGGTGCGGGCCGGCCACGATCCGGCCATCCTGTACAATCAGGCACTGGACGGATTCGAGGATATCGGTGGCCCTGGCATTCCGCTCGGTGTCATCGAAGACCGTGTCTTTCTCGATGCGTCCAGACCGTTCCTTCTTCCCGGCGACGTGCTGCTCATAGGCTCCGACGGCTTGTGGGAGGCCCGAAGCCCGCAGGGGGATATGTTCGGCAAAGACCGCGTGCGTGCAATTCTTCGCCAGAACGCCAGCGCGCACTCCAAGGATATCCTTGATGCGCTCATGGCCGCCTTTAAGGAATTCAAGAATGGATCACCCCTTGAGGACGACGTCACTCTGATGGTCATCAAAAGCGCTTCACTGGAGGTTTCATAA
- a CDS encoding ATP-dependent helicase, translated as MPIDFKSQLNPAQLEAVMTTDGPVLVIAGAGSGKTRTLVHRLARLVSLGVEPSSILLLTFTRKAAQEMLHRAERLLGMALGGVQGGTFHAFSFATLRRNPQATGYPGALTIMDRGDAEEVMGHVISDLGAGKGDKSFPKKGFVLELVSKSRNKELTVHDVLSRESYQLLPHAGTLEDIADEYQTYKQNNGLLDYDDMLFTLERALIQTPDLLEQLRQRHRYIMVDEYQDTNLVQARLVKLLAGEAGNVMAVGDDAQSIYAFRGANVENILSFPRIYEGARIVRLEQNYRSTQPILDLTNAILRQAKDRFDKNLFSERLEGPKPELVKAYSDQTQARLAVEKIRELRRKYLSCEIAVLFRAGYQSYGLELALNKEGIAFQKFGGLRFSEAAHVKDAVAYLRVVHNPRDAVAWKRVLTLVDKIGEKTALKIALAVREGDQAYLSAQRQKNPGLHALFAFLEDLRADPGGPASMLERAVTFYTPTLTHMHPEDFPRRLAGLEQLGQIASSYAHLEAFLADLALENPEEERKGIREDAVVLSTVHSAKGLEWPAVILLDLVDDRFPSRHALARPEDLEEERRLLYVACTRAKDQLTLFVPGTIYNRAGGGSQPAMPSLFVRELPKDLYTELRETFSGTLAKTAATSEAFQPSASAMSFSAARREALAESTRKGSYDPAPSPFASAKSSGEEGPLGFCQHRIFGRGKVVARLGEGKCRVNFPGFGMKVILSEYLEMEP; from the coding sequence ATGCCCATCGACTTCAAAAGCCAGCTCAACCCCGCCCAACTGGAAGCGGTGATGACCACTGACGGCCCGGTGCTGGTCATCGCCGGGGCCGGATCAGGTAAGACGCGCACCCTGGTGCACCGTCTGGCCAGGCTGGTGAGCCTGGGCGTGGAGCCCTCTTCCATTCTGCTGCTCACCTTCACCCGCAAGGCGGCCCAGGAGATGCTGCACCGAGCTGAAAGGCTCCTGGGAATGGCTCTGGGCGGCGTGCAGGGCGGCACCTTCCATGCCTTTTCCTTCGCCACGCTCAGGCGCAACCCGCAGGCCACCGGCTATCCGGGAGCGCTCACCATAATGGACCGGGGCGACGCCGAGGAGGTCATGGGGCACGTGATCTCAGACCTCGGGGCGGGGAAAGGCGACAAGAGTTTCCCAAAGAAGGGCTTCGTGCTGGAACTGGTCAGCAAATCCCGCAACAAGGAGCTCACCGTCCACGACGTTCTTTCGCGCGAGTCCTACCAGTTGCTGCCCCACGCCGGCACTCTTGAGGATATCGCGGACGAATACCAGACCTACAAGCAGAACAACGGCCTGCTCGACTATGACGACATGCTTTTCACCCTGGAAAGGGCGCTCATCCAGACCCCCGATCTGCTCGAACAGCTGCGCCAGCGCCACCGCTACATAATGGTGGACGAATACCAGGACACCAACCTGGTTCAGGCCCGGCTTGTAAAGCTCTTGGCGGGCGAAGCAGGCAACGTCATGGCCGTGGGCGACGACGCCCAATCCATCTACGCATTCAGGGGCGCCAATGTTGAAAACATACTGAGCTTTCCCCGCATCTACGAAGGCGCGCGCATCGTGCGTCTGGAGCAGAACTACCGCTCCACCCAGCCCATCCTGGACCTGACCAACGCAATCCTGCGCCAGGCCAAGGACCGTTTCGACAAGAATCTCTTTTCCGAACGCCTGGAAGGCCCCAAGCCGGAGCTGGTCAAGGCCTATTCCGACCAGACCCAGGCCAGGCTGGCCGTGGAGAAAATCCGGGAACTTCGGCGCAAATACCTGTCCTGCGAAATCGCGGTGCTCTTCCGGGCCGGGTACCAGTCCTATGGCCTGGAGCTTGCGCTCAACAAGGAGGGCATCGCCTTCCAGAAGTTCGGAGGCCTGCGCTTTTCCGAAGCAGCCCACGTCAAAGACGCCGTGGCCTATCTGCGCGTGGTGCACAACCCGCGCGACGCCGTGGCCTGGAAGCGGGTGCTGACGTTGGTGGACAAGATTGGCGAGAAGACCGCCCTCAAGATCGCCCTGGCCGTGCGCGAAGGCGACCAGGCCTACCTGTCCGCCCAGCGCCAGAAGAACCCGGGGCTGCACGCCCTGTTCGCCTTCCTGGAGGACCTGCGCGCCGACCCGGGCGGTCCGGCCTCCATGCTTGAGCGGGCCGTGACCTTCTACACGCCCACACTCACCCACATGCACCCCGAGGACTTTCCCCGTCGTCTGGCAGGGCTCGAGCAGCTTGGCCAGATCGCCTCGTCCTATGCCCACCTGGAGGCCTTCCTGGCGGACCTGGCCCTGGAGAATCCCGAAGAGGAACGAAAGGGCATCCGCGAAGACGCGGTGGTTCTCTCCACCGTACATTCGGCAAAGGGCCTCGAATGGCCCGCCGTTATTCTCCTGGACCTGGTGGACGACCGCTTCCCCTCACGCCACGCCCTGGCCAGGCCGGAAGATCTGGAAGAGGAACGCCGGCTGCTCTACGTGGCCTGCACCCGGGCCAAGGACCAACTGACCCTGTTCGTGCCCGGCACCATCTACAACCGGGCCGGAGGCGGCTCCCAGCCCGCCATGCCGAGCCTCTTCGTGCGCGAACTCCCCAAGGACCTCTATACGGAACTGCGCGAAACCTTCTCCGGAACTTTGGCTAAGACAGCGGCCACTTCCGAGGCTTTCCAGCCGTCCGCGAGCGCCATGTCCTTTTCCGCGGCCCGCAGGGAAGCTTTGGCGGAAAGCACGCGCAAGGGTTCGTATGACCCCGCCCCATCACCTTTTGCTTCCGCCAAGTCGTCCGGCGAAGAGGGCCCCCTTGGGTTCTGCCAGCACCGCATCTTCGGCCGGGGCAAAGTGGTGGCCAGGCTTGGCGAGGGCAAATGCCGGGTGAACTTCCCGGGGTTCGGCATGAAGGTTATCCTCAGCGAATACCTGGAGATGGAACCGTGA
- a CDS encoding alkaline phosphatase family protein yields the protein MHNDRNRLVVLGLDGLPFSLAQSLCKAGKLPNLAHIALSPNALPIRAELPELSPVNWASLITGKNPGGHGVFGFSRIDPATYALSLTDSSAIQAPTIFERMGEKNLTSKVINLPGAYPAKPIPGMLVAGFVAHDLARAVHPPFLASILSGEGYVLEADTTRGAADPDYMLSQVRATLRSRAKALEIFWPDLAWDLFMLVLTETDRIFHFFYPAVANPHHALHDAFMEFLAEWDRLIGQVLDRYESLPGPKRLIVLADHGFAECKTEVDLNVWLMKQGILKLKDLGSNEFDSQAIAPHESAAFALDPGRIYINVKERFARGVFHQYIADKLRGELKAALLELSHEGKPLMAAVHEPQEIYSGPFTSKAPDLICEPRPGISLTGKFNRLEMCGLHGRFGCHNPGDAIFYDSAGSKPDRISAAGRELFAHFGLTA from the coding sequence ATGCACAATGATCGCAACCGCCTAGTGGTGCTGGGCCTGGATGGCCTGCCCTTCAGTTTGGCCCAGAGTCTTTGCAAGGCCGGCAAGCTGCCCAATCTGGCTCATATTGCACTCTCCCCCAACGCACTTCCCATACGGGCCGAGCTGCCCGAGCTTTCCCCAGTGAACTGGGCCTCGCTCATCACCGGAAAGAACCCCGGCGGGCACGGCGTGTTCGGGTTCTCGCGCATAGACCCGGCCACGTACGCTCTCTCGCTGACAGACTCTTCGGCCATACAGGCCCCCACCATCTTCGAGCGCATGGGCGAGAAGAATCTCACATCCAAGGTGATCAATCTGCCCGGCGCCTATCCGGCCAAGCCCATTCCCGGCATGCTGGTGGCCGGTTTCGTGGCCCACGATCTGGCACGTGCCGTCCACCCCCCGTTTCTGGCCTCGATCCTGTCCGGGGAGGGCTACGTGCTCGAAGCCGACACCACGCGCGGCGCCGCAGACCCGGACTACATGCTCTCCCAGGTGCGCGCCACATTGCGCTCCCGGGCCAAGGCACTGGAAATCTTCTGGCCGGACCTCGCCTGGGACCTGTTCATGCTGGTCCTTACCGAGACCGACCGCATCTTCCACTTCTTCTATCCGGCCGTGGCCAACCCGCACCATGCCCTGCATGACGCCTTTATGGAATTCTTGGCCGAGTGGGACCGCCTGATCGGCCAGGTGCTGGACCGCTACGAGTCCTTGCCCGGCCCCAAGCGCCTCATCGTGCTGGCCGACCACGGGTTCGCCGAGTGCAAGACCGAAGTGGACCTGAACGTCTGGCTCATGAAGCAGGGCATTTTGAAGCTCAAGGATCTCGGGTCGAATGAATTCGACAGCCAAGCCATTGCCCCCCACGAGTCGGCGGCCTTCGCCCTGGACCCGGGGCGAATCTATATAAACGTCAAGGAACGCTTCGCGCGCGGCGTTTTCCACCAATACATCGCCGACAAGCTCCGGGGCGAACTCAAGGCCGCCCTTCTGGAGCTTTCCCATGAAGGGAAGCCTCTGATGGCCGCGGTACACGAGCCGCAAGAGATCTATTCCGGCCCCTTCACCAGCAAGGCCCCTGACCTTATCTGCGAACCGCGTCCCGGCATCTCGCTCACCGGAAAGTTCAACCGCCTGGAGATGTGCGGACTTCACGGACGCTTCGGCTGCCACAATCCTGGCGACGCCATCTTCTACGACTCCGCCGGTTCGAAACCGGACCGTATAAGCGCTGCCGGGCGGGAACTGTTCGCCCATTTCGGCCTCACGGCATAG
- a CDS encoding site-specific integrase has translation MATLRKRGPFQWEARIRKRGYPTTCKTFDTKAEAEAWAKDVETNMNRSLFVSAKEAEQYTLSECLDRYIEEYVPRLKNPKREIDRARFIQRRPLAHRIMATIRAKDIADFRREREAEGVSGNTIRLDFAVLSKLFNYARSDWGMESLQNPVSLAAKPKPGKGRDRRLEDGEEDRLLEAASPRFRPVIQFALQTAMRRKEIAVLEWKYVSLGGRHVVLPETKNNEPRTVPLGPTALSILREQPRSIDQKSVFGLTEQQITTAMRLACRKAKLDDLRFHDLRHEATSRFFEHTDLDVMEIKAITGHKTLQMLARYTHLRTARLADRLAGLKRG, from the coding sequence ATGGCGACATTACGCAAGCGCGGCCCCTTCCAGTGGGAGGCCAGAATCCGCAAAAGGGGCTACCCCACCACCTGCAAGACCTTCGACACCAAGGCAGAGGCTGAAGCCTGGGCCAAGGACGTCGAGACCAACATGAACAGAAGCCTCTTCGTGTCCGCCAAGGAGGCCGAGCAATACACGTTGAGTGAGTGCCTCGACCGCTACATTGAGGAGTACGTCCCGCGTCTGAAAAACCCCAAACGGGAGATTGACCGCGCCCGATTTATCCAACGGCGGCCCCTCGCCCACCGGATTATGGCCACCATCCGGGCCAAGGACATTGCCGACTTCCGACGGGAGCGGGAAGCCGAGGGCGTGAGCGGCAACACTATCCGCCTTGATTTCGCAGTGCTCTCCAAACTCTTCAACTACGCCCGATCGGACTGGGGCATGGAAAGCCTGCAAAACCCCGTGTCTCTGGCCGCTAAGCCCAAGCCTGGCAAGGGCCGCGACCGACGCCTTGAAGACGGCGAAGAGGATCGTTTGCTGGAGGCTGCGTCTCCACGATTCAGGCCGGTCATCCAGTTCGCGCTGCAAACCGCCATGCGCCGGAAAGAGATCGCAGTGCTGGAATGGAAATACGTCAGCCTGGGAGGTCGCCATGTGGTCTTGCCGGAGACGAAAAATAACGAACCCCGTACGGTTCCGCTTGGCCCCACGGCACTTTCCATCCTGCGCGAGCAGCCGCGAAGCATCGATCAGAAATCGGTGTTTGGACTTACTGAGCAACAGATCACGACCGCAATGAGGCTCGCGTGCCGAAAAGCGAAACTCGATGATCTTCGCTTCCACGATCTGCGCCACGAGGCCACCAGCCGTTTCTTCGAGCATACTGACCTGGACGTCATGGAGATCAAAGCTATCACCGGGCATAAGACGCTTCAAATGCTGGCGCGGTATACGCACCTGAGGACGGCACGGTTGGCTGACAGGCTGGCTGGTTTAAAGCGGGGGTAG
- a CDS encoding Crp/Fnr family transcriptional regulator, which translates to MNNSVVLDVARGRVVFQEGSEPKGLYVLLNGQIKLYKVSETGREQILDIVDYGTPVFEASVFHTGVLPVSAMAIQNSRLWYVEKEAMMNLIMRDTRFALNLLDSLSRGIVQMTVSIGQLSLFSVLSRVSLYLLHLAEENKADVFDLGITKCNISGLLGISREALSRALSKLVSQNVIIMKHRKITVVDFERLVTFAGGTN; encoded by the coding sequence GTGAATAATTCAGTGGTACTTGATGTTGCCAGGGGTAGGGTTGTTTTTCAAGAGGGGTCTGAGCCAAAGGGGCTTTACGTTTTATTGAACGGACAAATAAAATTATACAAAGTATCAGAAACTGGTCGAGAGCAGATTCTAGATATTGTTGATTATGGGACTCCGGTGTTTGAGGCGTCAGTATTTCACACTGGTGTGTTGCCTGTTAGCGCCATGGCTATCCAGAATAGTAGGCTGTGGTATGTGGAAAAAGAAGCCATGATGAATTTAATTATGCGAGATACGAGATTTGCGTTGAATTTGCTGGATTCATTGTCTCGGGGCATAGTGCAGATGACTGTGTCGATTGGGCAGTTGTCATTGTTTAGCGTGTTGTCTCGTGTTTCATTGTATTTATTGCACTTGGCTGAAGAAAATAAGGCGGATGTATTTGATTTGGGGATAACAAAATGCAACATTTCTGGGTTGCTGGGTATATCGCGCGAAGCGCTATCAAGGGCATTGTCAAAACTAGTAAGTCAAAATGTGATCATCATGAAGCACAGAAAAATTACCGTTGTTGATTTTGAGAGGCTTGTAACGTTTGCGGGTGGTACGAATTAG
- a CDS encoding nitric-oxide reductase large subunit: protein MQTTSQIREALSPWWKQGVILTLLIGFTIQIFIAVKSYDNAPPIPGKVLDPSGQIVFTGQDITAGQEVFLKYALMENGTVWGHGAYLGPDYSAQYLHTLGLEANRLQAKKLFQRDFDTLSPDEKDVVSAESTALLKQNRYDPQKDVLLFSDAEAASYRDQIGQWGKYFTDTVANGGLRKKYISDSEELRILTAFFAWTAWVSVANRPGEGYSYTNNFPYEPMLGNKPTSAAVLWSGLSLITLLAGIASVLFVFGKFDYLGWKGTGEHVHPHMLPGVASPTQRATIKYFVVVALLFLVQVMLGGATAHFRADPGSFYGFDLAEYFPSTILRTWHLQSAIFWIATAFVAGGLLLAQALGEAEPKGQTMGIHALFWALVIVVAGSFLGEILGINQMLGSLWFWLGHQGWEYLELGRFWQVLLAIGLIGWVVMLLRSVGPALKDPDRREVTSLFLLAALAIPVFYLPAFFFGSTTNFTVADNWRFWIIHLWVEGFFELFVTVMVSVIFFRMGLVSRLTATRVIYLDAILFLGSGIVGTGHHWYFTGQTNLNMALSALFSAMEVVPLTLLTLDAWDFVKLTQSECAVCGKRVNIPHRWAFFFLMAVGFWNFVGAGIFGFLINLPIVSYFEVGTILTPNHGHAALMGVFGMEAMALMVLAFRQVLDDEQWKKPEKFVKISFWGLNVGLALMLAGSLFPGGVMQLYDVLQNGYWHARGLDYLNRDMVRLIEWARMPGDVVFIAFGAAPMAVAAVLTYMEMKKTKPVTI, encoded by the coding sequence ATGCAAACGACGTCACAGATTCGAGAGGCCCTATCCCCGTGGTGGAAACAGGGCGTCATTCTGACGCTGCTGATCGGGTTTACCATCCAGATCTTTATTGCAGTTAAATCCTATGACAATGCGCCTCCTATTCCGGGCAAAGTGCTCGATCCTTCGGGCCAGATAGTATTTACTGGTCAGGACATAACCGCCGGTCAGGAGGTGTTCCTCAAGTACGCCCTTATGGAGAACGGTACGGTCTGGGGGCACGGGGCCTATCTTGGGCCGGACTACTCGGCGCAATACCTGCACACTCTGGGGCTTGAGGCAAATCGGCTACAGGCAAAGAAGTTGTTTCAGCGCGATTTTGATACCCTAAGCCCCGACGAGAAGGATGTGGTATCGGCCGAGTCCACCGCGTTGCTCAAGCAGAATCGGTACGACCCCCAAAAGGATGTCCTGCTCTTTTCTGACGCAGAAGCGGCCTCATACCGCGATCAAATCGGACAGTGGGGCAAGTACTTCACGGACACTGTGGCCAATGGAGGCTTACGCAAGAAATACATCAGCGATTCTGAAGAACTGCGAATCCTGACCGCCTTCTTCGCCTGGACCGCCTGGGTGAGTGTCGCCAATCGTCCAGGTGAGGGCTATTCCTACACTAACAACTTTCCTTACGAGCCCATGCTCGGCAACAAGCCCACCAGCGCCGCCGTGCTTTGGAGCGGGCTCTCCCTAATCACGCTTCTGGCGGGAATAGCCAGCGTGCTTTTTGTCTTCGGTAAGTTCGACTATCTCGGGTGGAAGGGCACAGGCGAACACGTACATCCGCATATGCTCCCGGGGGTGGCTAGCCCCACCCAGCGGGCCACCATCAAATATTTCGTGGTGGTCGCCTTGCTTTTCCTGGTTCAGGTGATGCTGGGCGGTGCTACAGCCCACTTCCGGGCTGATCCCGGCAGCTTTTACGGGTTCGACCTGGCGGAATACTTCCCCAGTACGATCCTCCGCACTTGGCACTTGCAGTCGGCTATCTTCTGGATAGCCACGGCCTTCGTGGCTGGCGGACTATTGCTGGCTCAAGCTCTTGGTGAGGCCGAGCCCAAGGGGCAGACCATGGGTATCCACGCTCTCTTTTGGGCGCTGGTGATAGTTGTCGCGGGGAGCTTCCTTGGCGAGATACTGGGCATAAATCAGATGCTTGGCTCGCTTTGGTTCTGGCTGGGTCACCAGGGCTGGGAATACCTGGAACTAGGGCGTTTCTGGCAGGTGCTTCTGGCCATTGGTCTTATTGGGTGGGTGGTCATGCTGTTACGCTCCGTGGGGCCAGCCCTCAAGGACCCGGATCGCCGTGAGGTCACCTCGCTTTTTCTTCTGGCGGCCTTGGCCATACCCGTATTCTACCTTCCTGCCTTTTTCTTCGGCAGCACCACCAACTTCACCGTGGCCGACAACTGGCGCTTCTGGATCATCCATCTGTGGGTGGAGGGGTTCTTCGAGCTCTTCGTCACGGTAATGGTGTCCGTGATCTTCTTCCGCATGGGGCTGGTGTCGCGGCTCACGGCTACACGGGTCATTTACCTGGACGCCATTTTGTTCCTTGGCAGCGGCATCGTGGGCACTGGCCACCATTGGTACTTTACCGGACAGACCAACTTGAACATGGCTCTTTCTGCTCTATTTTCAGCCATGGAAGTGGTACCTCTGACGCTTCTGACACTGGACGCCTGGGATTTCGTGAAGCTCACTCAATCCGAGTGCGCCGTATGCGGCAAGAGAGTGAACATCCCTCATCGCTGGGCTTTTTTCTTCCTGATGGCCGTGGGATTCTGGAACTTTGTTGGTGCGGGTATTTTCGGGTTCCTCATTAACTTGCCTATCGTGAGCTATTTCGAGGTGGGCACGATCCTGACGCCAAACCATGGTCACGCGGCGCTGATGGGCGTGTTCGGCATGGAGGCAATGGCGCTCATGGTGCTGGCGTTCCGACAGGTACTTGATGACGAGCAGTGGAAAAAGCCGGAGAAGTTCGTGAAAATATCCTTCTGGGGGCTGAATGTCGGCCTTGCGTTGATGCTGGCTGGAAGTCTCTTTCCTGGCGGGGTGATGCAGCTCTACGACGTGCTGCAGAACGGCTACTGGCACGCACGCGGTCTGGACTACCTGAATCGGGACATGGTCCGACTGATTGAGTGGGCAAGGATGCCCGGCGACGTGGTGTTCATCGCCTTCGGCGCTGCGCCGATGGCCGTGGCGGCGGTATTGACGTATATGGAGATGAAGAAGACAAAGCCGGTAACAATCTAG